The following proteins are co-located in the Methylomonas sp. 11b genome:
- a CDS encoding DEAD/DEAH box helicase, producing MLFSELGLSEQLLKAVAEQGYETPTPIQAQAIPVILQGRDVLAGAQTGTGKTAGFTLPLLQLLQEQPVPQKPRPVRVLILTPTRELAMQVYESVRTYGKHLPFFAEAIYGGVSINPQIQKIQRGTDIVVATPGRLLDLIHQQHMDLSKVEHFVLDEADRMLDMGFIRDIRRIIALLPSKRQNLLFSATYAPEISALAEQILTDPVEIAVAKRNAAADTVSQLVYGINREYKRELLSYLIGNGHWQQVLVFVRTKHGADRLAKQLIKDGIRCAALHGDKSQGARVRALEEFKNGSITALIATDIAARGLDIDQLPHVVNFDLPQVAEDYVHRIGRTGRAGAEGQAISLVDPEEAYLLAAIEKLLKRQIPRVDDTGYPNVSLVVTNSKPKPQTAQPNKPARRPQNGRPGGEPGKRAPNSRKPRQQTAKPR from the coding sequence ATGTTATTTTCAGAATTGGGTTTGTCCGAGCAACTACTTAAGGCGGTTGCCGAGCAAGGCTATGAAACCCCGACGCCGATACAGGCGCAGGCCATTCCGGTCATTTTACAAGGCCGCGATGTGCTGGCCGGCGCGCAAACCGGCACCGGCAAAACCGCCGGATTTACCTTGCCTCTGCTTCAACTGTTACAAGAACAACCGGTTCCGCAAAAGCCGCGTCCGGTTCGGGTATTGATCTTAACGCCGACCCGCGAATTGGCGATGCAGGTTTATGAAAGCGTCAGAACCTACGGCAAGCATTTACCGTTTTTTGCCGAGGCGATATACGGCGGCGTCAGTATCAATCCGCAAATTCAGAAGATCCAGCGTGGCACCGATATTGTCGTTGCCACGCCCGGTCGTTTATTGGACTTGATTCACCAACAGCATATGGATTTATCCAAGGTTGAACATTTTGTACTCGACGAAGCCGACCGGATGCTGGACATGGGCTTTATCCGCGATATTCGTCGAATCATCGCCTTGTTGCCCAGTAAACGTCAGAACCTGCTGTTCTCGGCGACCTATGCCCCGGAAATCAGCGCACTGGCCGAACAAATCCTCACCGATCCAGTTGAAATCGCTGTCGCAAAACGTAATGCTGCCGCAGATACCGTCTCGCAGTTGGTTTATGGCATTAACCGCGAATACAAGCGCGAATTACTGTCCTACCTGATAGGCAATGGTCATTGGCAGCAGGTGTTAGTGTTTGTCCGCACCAAACATGGCGCGGATCGTTTAGCCAAACAGTTGATCAAAGACGGAATCCGTTGCGCGGCCTTGCACGGCGACAAAAGTCAGGGTGCACGGGTACGGGCACTGGAAGAGTTTAAAAACGGTTCGATTACCGCATTAATTGCGACCGACATCGCCGCTCGCGGTTTGGATATCGATCAATTGCCCCATGTGGTGAACTTCGATTTGCCGCAAGTAGCGGAAGATTATGTGCATCGTATTGGTCGCACCGGCCGCGCTGGCGCCGAAGGTCAGGCAATTTCCCTGGTCGACCCTGAAGAGGCCTATTTGTTGGCTGCCATCGAAAAGCTGTTGAAAAGGCAGATTCCGCGAGTTGATGATACGGGCTATCCCAATGTGTCATTGGTAGTAACCAATAGCAAGCCAAAACCGCAAACGGCTCAACCGAACAAACCGGCCAGAAGACCGCAAAATGGTCGGCCAGGAGGGGAACCTGGCAAACGCGCACCTAATTCACGTAAACCGCGTCAGCAAACAGCCAAGCCCCGCTAA
- a CDS encoding cupin domain-containing protein, whose translation MNISSSCIFTDIPAQLPIELCQTLFSKPTIRIERIVSKGHCSAENEWYDQNQDEWVILLQGAARLTFAQSAPVDLKPGDYLLIPAHCRHRVEWTNPDIESVWLAIHIFEVPAAE comes from the coding sequence ATGAATATCAGCAGTTCGTGCATTTTTACAGACATTCCAGCTCAGTTGCCAATAGAATTATGCCAAACCTTGTTTAGCAAGCCTACTATTCGCATCGAGCGCATCGTTTCCAAGGGTCATTGCAGTGCCGAAAACGAGTGGTACGATCAAAATCAGGACGAGTGGGTGATATTGTTACAAGGGGCAGCCAGGCTGACATTTGCCCAATCTGCACCTGTGGACCTGAAGCCGGGCGACTACCTGCTGATTCCGGCGCATTGTCGGCACCGGGTGGAATGGACCAACCCGGACATTGAGTCGGTATGGCTGGCAATTCATATTTTTGAGGTGCCGGCCGCGGAATAA
- a CDS encoding response regulator, with translation MNSQDKRPKILIVDDSLNNIEVLSNILGKGYSTSFASDGAEALALIGRDAPDLILLDVMMPGIDGFEVCKRLKADPATRDIPVIFLTSLDSAVDEECGLSLGAEDFIHKPASAPVVLARVHNHLVLATTRRELKQHNENLEQLVAERTEELFRKDRQLIAAQSSIIAAFCALAEVRDNETGNHIRRTQRYVQLLAERLSSNARYSLSDGAIELLFKSAPLHDIGKVAIPDAILLKPGKLSPDEWKIMKTHCEEGRSAILSAARDFGDSDWSFLNYAVEIAYCHHERWDGAGYPQGLSGEQIPLSARLMAIADVYDALISKRVYKEAYPHEEAVRLIAKGRGTHFDPDITDAFLAIAEAFDETAQRYKDVGDAKPAIETEAHSLSAKS, from the coding sequence ATGAATAGCCAAGATAAACGACCAAAAATATTGATCGTAGACGACTCCTTAAATAATATCGAGGTGTTGAGCAACATCCTGGGCAAGGGATACAGCACGAGCTTTGCCAGCGATGGCGCCGAGGCTTTGGCGCTGATCGGCCGCGACGCGCCGGACCTGATATTGCTGGATGTCATGATGCCGGGTATCGACGGCTTCGAGGTTTGTAAGCGCCTTAAAGCCGACCCCGCGACTCGCGATATTCCGGTGATTTTTCTGACCAGCTTGGATAGCGCCGTGGACGAGGAGTGTGGCCTTTCGCTGGGCGCCGAGGATTTTATTCACAAACCGGCTTCCGCGCCGGTGGTGTTGGCCCGGGTCCATAATCATCTGGTCCTGGCCACCACCAGACGTGAGCTTAAACAGCACAACGAAAACCTTGAGCAATTAGTGGCCGAGCGCACGGAAGAGTTGTTCCGCAAAGATCGGCAGCTGATCGCCGCGCAAAGCTCCATCATCGCCGCTTTTTGTGCGTTGGCAGAGGTCAGGGACAACGAGACCGGCAACCATATACGCCGTACCCAACGATACGTGCAGCTGTTGGCCGAACGGTTGAGCTCTAATGCGCGCTATAGTCTCTCCGATGGAGCCATCGAACTGTTGTTTAAATCCGCACCTCTGCACGACATCGGCAAGGTTGCCATTCCCGATGCGATACTGCTTAAGCCGGGAAAGTTATCGCCGGATGAGTGGAAGATTATGAAAACGCACTGCGAGGAGGGAAGGTCTGCCATCTTGTCGGCGGCACGGGATTTTGGCGACAGCGACTGGTCATTTTTGAATTACGCGGTGGAGATTGCTTATTGTCACCATGAAAGATGGGATGGCGCCGGTTATCCACAAGGGCTTTCGGGAGAGCAAATACCGCTGAGCGCCCGTTTGATGGCAATCGCTGACGTCTACGACGCTCTGATAAGCAAACGCGTTTATAAAGAAGCGTATCCCCACGAAGAAGCTGTGCGACTGATCGCTAAAGGCCGGGGAACTCACTTTGATCCGGATATCACCGATGCCTTTTTGGCTATCGCCGAGGCATTCGATGAAACTGCTCAGCGCTACAAGGATGTCGGCGACGCCAAGCCTGCTATCGAAACCGAAGCGCATTCACTATCGGCTAAATCCTGA
- a CDS encoding DUF1415 domain-containing protein yields MTNQQIIAATQAWLKTFVIEYNICPFARREQEKDSIRYQVVSSNSIEDSLEAVIAECVHLDSEPDTETTLLIFSEAFADFEDFLDLLAIAEQLLIDQGYEGIYQLASFHPDYCFAQTPTNDPSNYTNRSPYPMLHLIREDSIEKAVASHPDPEGIPERNIALTRELGLEKLRAIVNACYQQ; encoded by the coding sequence ATGACTAACCAACAGATTATCGCCGCCACTCAGGCTTGGCTAAAAACTTTTGTTATTGAATACAATATTTGCCCGTTTGCCCGCCGCGAGCAGGAAAAAGACAGTATTCGCTATCAAGTCGTGTCGAGCAACAGCATCGAGGATAGCCTGGAAGCGGTAATTGCCGAGTGCGTGCATCTCGATTCCGAACCCGACACCGAAACCACCTTGTTGATATTTAGCGAGGCGTTTGCCGACTTTGAGGATTTCCTGGATTTACTGGCTATCGCCGAGCAATTGCTGATCGATCAAGGTTACGAAGGCATCTACCAATTGGCTAGTTTTCACCCGGACTATTGCTTTGCGCAAACGCCGACAAACGACCCCAGCAATTACACCAACCGCTCCCCTTACCCCATGCTGCATCTGATTCGCGAGGACAGTATCGAAAAAGCTGTCGCTAGTCATCCCGACCCGGAGGGGATTCCCGAGCGCAATATAGCGCTTACCCGCGAATTGGGCCTGGAAAAATTGCGGGCGATTGTAAATGCCTGCTACCAACAGTAG
- a CDS encoding thermonuclease family protein codes for MMKSTKHCLWLLALLPALLNAEVYQWTDQQGRRHYADHGNENAKVVSIDPGVAYYRVEKVFDGDTILLSDGRKVRFLGINTPEVAGRNKSAEAGGEQAKAWLKQKLEQRKVFLQGDVEKQDKYQRTLAYVFTEDKEHINLELVKRGLATVNIYPPNFKYLDTLLAAQRSAEQARLGIWGEQAYAPLAAELLDENNYQGWKRVTGRIRGVKKTAKHSYLQFSDTVSISVEPISAGLFPPLETYVGKDVEVRGWVRRSKQRFALQVRHPADIVLR; via the coding sequence ATGATGAAAAGCACTAAACACTGTCTTTGGCTGTTGGCGTTATTGCCGGCTTTACTGAACGCCGAAGTCTATCAATGGACCGATCAGCAAGGTCGCCGCCATTATGCTGATCATGGCAATGAAAACGCCAAAGTTGTAAGCATCGATCCAGGCGTCGCGTATTACCGGGTAGAAAAGGTGTTCGATGGCGATACTATCTTACTAAGCGACGGTCGGAAAGTCCGTTTTTTAGGGATCAATACGCCGGAGGTTGCCGGTCGTAACAAGTCAGCCGAAGCCGGCGGCGAGCAGGCTAAGGCCTGGTTGAAGCAAAAGTTGGAGCAGCGGAAGGTATTCCTGCAAGGCGATGTGGAAAAACAGGACAAATATCAGCGCACCTTGGCCTACGTGTTTACCGAAGACAAGGAGCATATCAATCTGGAGCTGGTGAAACGCGGTTTGGCGACGGTGAATATTTACCCGCCGAACTTCAAATATCTCGACACCTTGCTTGCGGCTCAACGCAGTGCCGAGCAAGCCAGGCTGGGGATTTGGGGTGAACAGGCCTATGCGCCGCTGGCTGCGGAGCTGCTCGATGAAAATAATTATCAGGGCTGGAAGCGCGTGACCGGACGTATCCGCGGGGTCAAAAAGACCGCCAAACACAGTTATCTGCAATTCTCCGATACGGTGTCCATTAGCGTGGAGCCAATATCGGCGGGGTTGTTTCCGCCGCTGGAAACCTATGTAGGCAAAGACGTGGAAGTGAGGGGCTGGGTGAGACGCTCGAAACAGCGTTTTGCCTTGCAGGTCAGGCATCCGGCGGACATCGTGCTGCGCTGA
- a CDS encoding PilZ domain-containing protein, which translates to MSFEKRIHRRVKPRGLQAGIIFNSRTAREVSLNAEILDISYSGIRVKLQDPISADIAGKVKITMVLPESGTPFSVHGILKHQHVDSECGLHYVDHVEGSIDDLMFECIEIDDTTVLIKTV; encoded by the coding sequence ATGAGTTTCGAAAAACGAATTCACCGTAGAGTAAAACCTAGAGGTCTACAGGCAGGCATTATTTTCAATTCCAGAACAGCCCGGGAAGTTTCGCTAAATGCGGAAATTCTGGACATCAGCTACAGCGGCATCCGAGTTAAACTCCAAGATCCGATTAGCGCGGATATTGCCGGCAAGGTTAAGATCACCATGGTATTACCGGAATCCGGAACGCCGTTCAGTGTCCACGGCATTCTGAAGCATCAACATGTCGATTCAGAGTGCGGCTTGCACTATGTCGACCATGTCGAAGGCTCAATCGACGACCTGATGTTTGAGTGCATCGAAATTGACGATACCACCGTGCTGATCAAAACCGTTTAA
- a CDS encoding TPR end-of-group domain-containing protein, with protein MSLLSSFKKRSTLDAAIKQVAQARKSEGSKAEQLYKGAYQGFANVIADHLIVSEALYHWGFGLLHEARTQEPKAAIEIYEDAISKFSFCLLISPNYLGAAIDGGVAFMELARISSEAAKPDLYELAEDFFEKACAIQKGSAAYNLACVYALRGDNDACLAALQTARDFGSLPDEQNILQDEDMAGVINAQWFKEFMEEVRATPAPEKTKLKDIEINVEPGFKIEKKEDFDYYS; from the coding sequence ATGTCGCTATTGAGTTCATTTAAAAAGCGTTCCACCCTGGATGCGGCGATCAAGCAAGTTGCCCAGGCCCGTAAAAGCGAAGGCAGCAAAGCCGAGCAATTATACAAGGGTGCGTATCAAGGCTTTGCTAATGTCATCGCCGACCATTTGATTGTTTCCGAAGCGCTGTATCACTGGGGTTTTGGTTTATTGCACGAGGCCCGGACTCAGGAGCCGAAAGCCGCTATCGAAATTTACGAAGACGCCATTTCCAAGTTTTCTTTTTGCTTGCTGATTTCGCCTAACTATTTAGGGGCGGCGATAGACGGCGGCGTAGCATTTATGGAATTGGCTCGCATTAGCTCGGAAGCAGCCAAACCCGATCTATACGAGTTGGCGGAAGATTTTTTCGAAAAGGCCTGTGCTATTCAAAAAGGCAGCGCGGCTTACAATCTGGCCTGCGTTTATGCGTTGCGCGGCGATAACGATGCCTGCTTGGCTGCGTTGCAAACCGCCAGGGACTTTGGCAGTTTGCCCGACGAACAAAATATATTGCAAGACGAAGATATGGCTGGCGTGATCAATGCCCAATGGTTCAAGGAGTTTATGGAGGAGGTCCGTGCCACGCCGGCACCGGAAAAAACCAAACTCAAGGACATTGAAATCAATGTGGAGCCGGGCTTCAAGATAGAGAAGAAAGAGGACTTTGATTACTACTCTTAA
- a CDS encoding HvfX family Cu-binding RiPP maturation protein, with protein sequence MNNTSFASLMAVAIDKLPGIMQLSKRICDTAKCVDFLAPLFLRLYLAPVFWMAGTKKFANFSDTAEWFGNVEWGLGLPAPYVLVFLVALFEIVGALFLLFGFATRPITVPLMVIMVVAAISAHIQNGWLAIAAGSGIFATERTIGAIERLERAKEILQAQGDYQWLTENGPLVVLNNGIEFAATYFIMLLALFFLGGGRFVSVDYWLARKYLPELAPRA encoded by the coding sequence ATGAATAATACGTCTTTTGCTTCGTTAATGGCGGTGGCCATCGATAAACTACCGGGGATTATGCAGCTGTCCAAACGCATTTGCGATACTGCTAAATGTGTGGATTTTTTGGCGCCGCTGTTTCTGCGGCTTTATTTGGCGCCGGTGTTTTGGATGGCGGGCACCAAAAAATTCGCCAATTTTTCCGACACGGCCGAATGGTTCGGTAATGTCGAATGGGGCTTGGGTTTGCCGGCGCCTTATGTGTTGGTATTTTTGGTGGCGCTATTTGAAATTGTCGGCGCCTTGTTTTTATTGTTCGGCTTTGCTACTCGACCGATTACCGTTCCGTTGATGGTGATCATGGTGGTGGCCGCCATCAGTGCCCATATTCAAAACGGTTGGCTGGCCATTGCGGCCGGTAGCGGTATTTTTGCCACCGAACGCACGATAGGCGCGATAGAACGCTTGGAGCGCGCCAAGGAAATTTTACAGGCGCAGGGCGACTATCAATGGCTGACCGAAAACGGGCCCTTGGTCGTACTGAATAACGGGATTGAGTTTGCCGCCACCTATTTCATCATGCTGCTGGCGCTGTTTTTCCTGGGCGGCGGCAGGTTTGTCAGTGTGGATTATTGGCTGGCGCGCAAATACTTGCCTGAACTAGCACCCAGGGCCTGA
- a CDS encoding hybrid sensor histidine kinase/response regulator, producing MKQRFPRISAFGLAIAAGLVGILGFAALMGLSLQQERDSHVEHARIETANIALVLEGHALATIQKIDLILKDLQGHIRPDDMRSSQFDNAVENHAMRALLKEKAKDIQQAAVIEIGGIQIFNANGDCIYSSIDAQPAIKVTDKESFQIHRDHRQIGLHISPPEISRTLDIWHISLTRRIDFPDGGFAGYVNVIVQLSSFESFYATLNLGEHGAVLLRDEQMRLWARHPHLEANLGKAMPNHPLNQYVAKGMAHGSYLQASPADGVKRLYSFRRVGDYPLYVLAAIAEQDYLAEWRKHLVWYGTAGLVILIASLVLALVARHSRLKWQNNERNYRYIIENAPVGIFQRNFEGQFSFLNLTLARQLECNSVDTFLQRYVPAEKLWADLNQLKSFYQLLQTDKEVRDFEAQAVLITGQTKWFSMSAYLDEESGQINGFTLDITERKQVEEQLKTSEERLRMTMDVAQIGVFDWDVKKDSFEVSPIYFTMLGYQAKPGPGDRNEWLERLHPDDRADIAEKIGAVLSKRANAYSYEARMRHANGTYRWISVKAFCVQRGEDDMVTRILGIRMDITDRKRYEVELEHYKNHLEHLVNERTTALLDARKQADNANLAKSDFLANMSHEIRTPMNAIIGLTQLALDTELNQKQRDYLGKVLNSSRALLGILNDILDYSKIEAGRIDIEAIEFNLEEILRATADLFSIRADEKGLELFIDMALDVPDQLLGDPLRLSQIINNLVGNAIKFTQHGEVHLRVEAQERTDDAIRLRFAVRDTGIGITAEQAGQLFQPFAQADASITRKFGGTGLGLTISKRLVELMAGEITLESEPESGSTFAFTVRLGLPAGISSSEQTPGRRLQDLHPMRTLVVDDQETSLTILRSILEAWQFEVATARSGETGLRLFAEAARCGKPFELLLLDWKMPGMNGLELAETIADSEHNSRPPISIMITAYEHEALAKSAGNIRVDAIIAKPVTPSNLLNTLVQLQRNETSQPVPVAEVFNATRTTLAAIRSARILLVEDNKLNQQVAQEFLIKGGLEVTTANNGLEALDWLEKSNFDAVLMDLHMPVLDGLEAARRIRQSAALKELPIIAMTAAAMNQDKEACLAAGMNDHIAKPVEPEELANALARWIKPKSAAAQQEKAVKICPDTEAIAKLESNLPGVAVQAALARLGGNIALYRRLLLAFAEQHRNAATLLRQRLADDNSEQLFFVAHSLKGEAGNLGFGALQSSADRLCRMLKNGEERNLMAQTEVLAQECEAAILLLSQSLENADDRLLVSSINSKELFKNTNLIPELKKLLLQLKAKNLDARYSVTDLVRKIGDHELALEFAEIAQATQELRYDAALIALEKLLERNSWTDHE from the coding sequence ATGAAACAACGTTTTCCAAGAATATCCGCTTTTGGTTTGGCAATCGCCGCGGGCTTGGTCGGTATCTTGGGATTTGCGGCGCTGATGGGTTTGAGTCTGCAGCAAGAGCGCGATAGCCACGTAGAACATGCGCGTATCGAGACGGCAAATATCGCTCTGGTTCTAGAGGGGCATGCACTGGCCACGATACAAAAAATCGATCTGATTCTGAAAGATCTTCAGGGGCATATTCGACCCGACGACATGCGCAGCAGCCAGTTCGATAACGCCGTTGAAAACCATGCTATGCGAGCCTTGCTGAAGGAAAAGGCCAAGGATATTCAGCAAGCGGCGGTGATCGAGATCGGCGGAATCCAGATATTCAATGCCAACGGCGATTGTATCTACAGCTCCATCGACGCTCAGCCGGCCATCAAAGTCACCGACAAAGAAAGCTTTCAAATTCATAGGGATCATCGCCAGATTGGCTTACACATTTCCCCGCCGGAAATATCCCGTACCTTGGACATCTGGCATATATCCCTAACCCGGCGCATCGATTTTCCCGACGGCGGCTTTGCCGGGTACGTTAACGTCATTGTGCAATTGAGTTCGTTCGAAAGTTTTTACGCGACGCTGAACCTTGGCGAGCACGGCGCGGTTTTACTCCGCGACGAACAGATGCGGCTTTGGGCTCGCCATCCGCACCTGGAAGCCAATCTAGGCAAAGCCATGCCTAACCACCCCCTGAACCAATACGTTGCCAAGGGTATGGCCCACGGTTCCTACTTACAGGCCAGCCCGGCCGATGGCGTCAAACGCCTCTATAGTTTTCGGCGGGTCGGCGATTATCCCTTGTACGTGTTGGCCGCCATCGCCGAACAGGATTATCTGGCCGAGTGGCGAAAACATTTGGTTTGGTACGGCACGGCCGGACTCGTCATCTTGATCGCTTCGTTAGTGTTGGCCTTGGTTGCGCGACACAGCCGCTTGAAATGGCAGAACAACGAAAGGAATTACCGCTACATCATCGAGAATGCACCGGTCGGCATTTTTCAGAGAAATTTTGAAGGTCAGTTTAGCTTTCTGAATCTCACTTTGGCACGCCAATTGGAATGCAACTCCGTCGATACCTTTCTGCAACGTTATGTTCCGGCCGAGAAGTTGTGGGCCGATCTCAATCAATTGAAGTCCTTTTATCAGTTACTGCAGACAGATAAAGAGGTACGCGACTTTGAAGCGCAAGCGGTGCTCATAACCGGGCAAACCAAATGGTTCTCGATGTCCGCCTACCTGGATGAAGAAAGCGGACAGATCAACGGTTTTACACTCGACATTACCGAACGCAAGCAAGTCGAAGAACAGCTCAAAACATCGGAAGAGCGTCTGCGTATGACGATGGATGTGGCACAAATCGGCGTTTTCGATTGGGATGTCAAAAAAGACAGTTTCGAGGTGTCACCGATTTATTTCACGATGCTAGGCTACCAGGCGAAACCCGGTCCGGGTGATCGTAACGAATGGCTGGAGCGGCTCCATCCGGACGACCGGGCCGACATCGCCGAAAAAATTGGTGCCGTACTGTCGAAACGGGCCAATGCCTACAGTTACGAAGCCAGGATGCGCCATGCCAATGGCACCTATCGCTGGATAAGTGTTAAAGCGTTCTGCGTGCAGCGAGGCGAAGACGACATGGTCACCCGCATCCTGGGCATACGCATGGACATCACCGACCGCAAACGCTACGAAGTCGAATTGGAGCACTACAAAAATCATCTCGAACACTTGGTAAATGAGCGCACGACGGCGTTGTTGGACGCCAGAAAACAAGCCGACAATGCCAACCTGGCCAAATCCGATTTCTTGGCGAACATGAGCCACGAAATACGTACCCCGATGAACGCCATCATCGGCCTGACGCAACTGGCGCTGGATACCGAGCTGAACCAGAAGCAACGCGATTACCTCGGCAAGGTATTGAATTCGTCGCGAGCCTTGCTGGGTATTCTCAATGACATTCTCGATTACTCGAAAATCGAAGCCGGGCGCATAGACATCGAGGCCATCGAATTCAACTTGGAAGAAATACTACGGGCGACGGCAGACTTGTTCTCCATACGTGCCGATGAAAAAGGCCTCGAGCTGTTCATCGATATGGCGTTAGATGTGCCCGATCAGCTGCTGGGCGACCCGCTCCGCCTCAGCCAGATCATTAACAACCTGGTCGGCAATGCCATTAAATTCACGCAACATGGCGAAGTCCACCTTCGCGTCGAGGCACAGGAAAGGACGGACGATGCCATACGCCTGCGTTTTGCGGTGAGAGATACCGGCATCGGCATCACGGCCGAACAAGCCGGTCAGCTGTTTCAGCCTTTCGCGCAGGCCGACGCCAGTATCACCCGCAAATTCGGCGGCACCGGCTTGGGGCTGACGATCTCGAAACGCCTGGTGGAATTGATGGCGGGAGAAATCACCCTGGAGAGCGAACCCGAATCCGGCAGTACCTTTGCCTTTACGGTTCGACTAGGCCTGCCGGCCGGCATTTCGTCAAGCGAGCAGACACCGGGCCGGCGTTTGCAGGATTTACACCCCATGCGTACCCTGGTAGTCGACGATCAGGAAACCTCGCTGACGATACTGCGCTCGATTTTGGAAGCTTGGCAGTTCGAGGTGGCGACGGCCCGGTCGGGCGAAACAGGTTTGCGCTTGTTCGCCGAAGCGGCGCGATGTGGCAAACCCTTCGAGCTGTTGTTATTGGATTGGAAAATGCCCGGCATGAACGGTCTGGAGCTGGCCGAGACCATAGCCGATAGCGAGCATAACAGCCGGCCGCCAATATCCATCATGATCACGGCTTATGAGCACGAGGCACTGGCCAAGTCCGCCGGCAACATTCGGGTGGATGCGATCATCGCCAAGCCGGTCACTCCCTCCAACCTGCTTAACACCCTGGTTCAACTGCAACGAAACGAAACCAGCCAGCCTGTTCCCGTCGCCGAAGTTTTCAACGCCACCCGAACCACGCTAGCAGCCATCCGTAGCGCTCGGATCTTGCTGGTTGAGGATAATAAACTCAATCAACAGGTGGCACAGGAATTTCTCATTAAAGGCGGTTTGGAGGTCACGACTGCCAACAATGGCCTGGAGGCCTTGGATTGGCTGGAGAAATCCAATTTCGATGCGGTGTTGATGGACCTGCATATGCCGGTGCTGGACGGCCTGGAGGCCGCCCGCAGGATTCGCCAATCGGCGGCGTTAAAGGAATTGCCCATCATCGCGATGACCGCGGCGGCGATGAATCAGGATAAAGAGGCCTGCTTAGCGGCCGGCATGAATGACCACATCGCCAAGCCTGTTGAACCGGAAGAACTTGCCAATGCGTTGGCGAGGTGGATCAAACCCAAATCCGCTGCGGCGCAACAGGAAAAAGCTGTCAAGATTTGCCCGGATACCGAGGCAATTGCCAAACTCGAGAGCAATCTGCCAGGCGTGGCGGTGCAAGCGGCTTTGGCCCGACTGGGAGGCAACATCGCCCTTTACCGGCGCCTATTGCTCGCGTTTGCCGAACAGCATCGGAACGCTGCAACGCTATTGCGCCAACGACTTGCTGATGACAATTCGGAGCAACTGTTTTTCGTTGCTCACAGCCTGAAAGGCGAGGCCGGCAATTTAGGTTTCGGCGCGCTTCAATCCTCGGCCGACCGACTGTGCCGGATGCTCAAAAACGGTGAGGAGAGGAATTTGATGGCGCAAACGGAAGTACTTGCACAGGAATGCGAGGCTGCAATACTTCTACTAAGTCAGTCATTAGAAAATGCTGACGATAGACTGCTTGTCTCATCTATCAATTCAAAAGAACTGTTTAAAAATACCAACCTGATTCCCGAACTAAAGAAATTGCTTCTCCAGTTGAAAGCTAAGAATCTGGATGCCCGATATTCGGTCACCGATCTCGTCCGCAAGATAGGCGATCACGAACTAGCCTTGGAATTTGCGGAAATTGCGCAAGCGACACAAGAATTGCGCTACGATGCAGCGTTGATCGCATTAGAGAAACTCTTAGAACGAAATAGCTGGACAGACCATGAATAG
- a CDS encoding DUF2288 domain-containing protein — translation MNESLPDLEKAKVNLETSSIPWAELQRFFAAGLAISVAEELDLVEVAYQFSRDNKTQVAQWLDAGLIGHVSDRQAGEWISANSSVWAVVVRPWVLVQASICAPANNPH, via the coding sequence ATGAACGAGTCACTCCCCGATCTGGAAAAAGCCAAGGTGAATTTGGAAACCTCGTCCATTCCCTGGGCCGAGTTGCAACGATTTTTCGCAGCCGGACTAGCAATCTCGGTCGCAGAGGAGCTAGATCTGGTCGAAGTGGCTTACCAGTTTTCGCGCGACAATAAAACTCAGGTCGCACAATGGCTGGATGCCGGCCTAATCGGTCATGTTTCGGATCGACAGGCCGGCGAATGGATCAGCGCCAACAGCTCGGTTTGGGCTGTTGTCGTCAGGCCCTGGGTGCTAGTTCAGGCAAGTATTTGCGCGCCAGCCAATAATCCACACTGA